Proteins from a single region of Dyadobacter fanqingshengii:
- a CDS encoding SGNH/GDSL hydrolase family protein encodes MKSRSWLVASIALNAFLIISICIFAYIYRDKIMQRFVAIKGNPTIVMYGNSITAQGKWTALLDRTDVMNIGLPGMNTYHFLQLLPSHVIDLHPKICFVKGGINDIIVGVSQERMQAYYGAILDKILENKIIPVVTLTVYEQNDPISKMEVDTLNAFLIKYCRQRNVDYINLNHFISDSTGLKAEYAVDKTHLNEHAYEIWAREIKKVLEKKGI; translated from the coding sequence ATGAAAAGCAGGAGCTGGCTTGTTGCGTCCATAGCGCTTAACGCGTTCCTAATCATTTCAATCTGCATTTTCGCCTATATTTATCGTGACAAGATCATGCAGAGATTTGTGGCCATAAAGGGGAACCCAACCATTGTCATGTACGGCAACTCTATCACTGCGCAGGGAAAATGGACCGCATTATTGGATCGCACGGATGTGATGAATATCGGCCTGCCGGGCATGAACACCTATCATTTCCTGCAATTGCTGCCATCACACGTCATTGACCTCCATCCAAAGATATGCTTTGTAAAAGGCGGCATCAATGATATTATTGTCGGCGTTTCTCAGGAACGAATGCAGGCTTACTATGGAGCGATTTTGGATAAAATTTTAGAAAACAAAATAATCCCCGTTGTCACGCTGACTGTCTACGAGCAAAATGACCCCATCAGCAAAATGGAAGTGGATACATTAAACGCTTTCCTGATCAAGTATTGCCGGCAACGCAATGTCGATTACATTAACTTGAATCATTTCATTTCAGATTCAACAGGCCTAAAAGCTGAGTATGCCGTCGACAAGACACATTTAAATGAGCATGCTTACGAGATTTGGGCGAGGGAAATCAAGAAAGTGCTTGAAAAGAAAGGAATTTGA
- a CDS encoding thymidine kinase, translating into MFIEPSHRKENQNPRIGWIEVICGSMFSGKTEELIRRLNRAKIARQRIQIFKPALDKRYHDENIVSHNDNSIRSIPVQTSIEIIDLAEDCEVVGLDEAQFFDEKIVEVCTLLADSGKRVIVAGLDMDYMGRPFGCMPQLMAIAEFVTKVHAICMVCGEVASHSYRLSPSNERVLLGETDLYEARCRRCFNLGEQI; encoded by the coding sequence ATGTTCATAGAACCGTCGCATAGGAAAGAAAATCAGAATCCCAGAATCGGCTGGATCGAAGTGATCTGTGGATCAATGTTTTCCGGAAAGACGGAGGAACTGATCCGCAGACTGAACCGCGCTAAAATAGCCCGGCAACGGATACAAATTTTCAAACCTGCGTTGGATAAACGCTATCACGACGAGAACATTGTTTCACATAACGACAATTCGATCCGCTCCATTCCTGTTCAGACGTCCATCGAAATCATAGATCTGGCCGAAGATTGCGAGGTGGTCGGGCTGGATGAAGCGCAGTTTTTTGATGAAAAAATTGTGGAAGTATGCACATTACTGGCAGATTCGGGTAAGCGGGTGATCGTGGCAGGGCTTGATATGGATTATATGGGCAGACCATTTGGCTGCATGCCGCAATTAATGGCCATTGCCGAATTTGTAACCAAAGTTCACGCCATATGTATGGTCTGCGGGGAAGTGGCTTCACACTCCTACCGACTTTCTCCGTCCAACGAGCGCGTTTTATTGGGTGAAACCGATCTTTACGAGGCGCGATGCCGTCGCTGCTTTAATTTGGGCGAACAAATATGA
- a CDS encoding chorismate mutase produces the protein MNASLDILPLSSWINTEGKPLVIAGPCSAETEEQMLETAIQIKEEGFAHVIRAGIWKPRTRPGSFEGMGEAALPWLQEVKKQTGMPVAVEVANPQHIELALKYGVDILWIGARTTVNPFNVQELADALKGIDVPVLVKNPVNPDLQLWIGALERLNQAGVRKLGAIHRGFSNAQETKFRNSPMWNIAIELKTLFPELPVIGDPSHMAGKRAYLYELAQRALDLHYDGLIIESHREPDKAWSDAAQQLTPAALGQMLHDLHVRKESYGSDYQSQLEIIRSKIDNLDREMLETLANRMALVEKLAEYKRDNNVAAYQVDRFREVLETRAGWGKSMNLYPNLVDELFKLVHMESIRKQTEVMNQVNV, from the coding sequence ATGAATGCTTCTTTAGATATCCTTCCGTTAAGCAGTTGGATCAATACCGAAGGTAAGCCTTTGGTAATCGCCGGACCTTGCAGCGCAGAGACCGAGGAACAAATGTTAGAAACCGCAATCCAGATCAAAGAGGAAGGATTTGCGCACGTAATCCGTGCGGGAATTTGGAAACCGAGGACTCGTCCAGGAAGTTTTGAAGGCATGGGAGAAGCTGCTTTACCCTGGTTACAGGAAGTAAAGAAACAAACCGGAATGCCCGTTGCTGTTGAGGTTGCAAACCCTCAGCACATCGAATTAGCATTGAAATATGGTGTGGATATCCTTTGGATCGGGGCGCGTACAACTGTGAACCCATTCAATGTTCAGGAACTTGCGGATGCATTGAAAGGCATTGATGTTCCTGTTTTGGTAAAAAACCCTGTAAACCCGGATCTGCAATTGTGGATTGGTGCTTTGGAGCGTTTGAACCAGGCTGGCGTGAGGAAACTGGGTGCTATCCACCGCGGATTTTCTAATGCACAGGAAACGAAGTTCCGTAACTCCCCAATGTGGAACATTGCTATCGAATTAAAAACACTTTTCCCTGAGTTGCCGGTTATCGGTGATCCAAGCCACATGGCAGGAAAACGTGCTTACTTATATGAATTGGCACAACGTGCCTTGGATTTGCACTATGATGGTCTGATCATCGAATCTCACCGTGAGCCAGACAAGGCATGGTCTGATGCTGCACAGCAGTTGACACCAGCGGCGCTTGGACAAATGTTGCACGATCTGCACGTTCGTAAAGAGTCTTACGGCAGTGATTACCAATCTCAATTGGAAATTATCCGTAGCAAAATTGATAACCTGGACCGTGAAATGCTTGAAACATTGGCAAATCGTATGGCTTTGGTTGAGAAATTGGCTGAATACAAACGCGATAATAATGTTGCCGCTTACCAGGTTGACCGTTTCCGCGAAGTTTTGGAAACACGTGCAGGATGGGGCAAAAGCATGAATTTGTATCCGAACCTTGTTGACGAGCTTTTCAAACTTGTTCACATGGAATCGATCCGCAAACAAACTGAGGTGATGAACCAGGTGAATGTTTAG
- a CDS encoding proline dehydrogenase family protein → MAYPSPKDEIPVFFEDTSVAFASKSDAKLRKTYWLFNLMNQARVVNLGTFFIKLALKLHLPIKNVIRLTIFEQFCGGETIRDCDPTISLLGQSGIGTILDYSVEGEDNEASFDATTNEILKTIDKAASSKTIPFSVFKVTGVASADLLEKIQRNEELTSDEEASYARIQERVERLCKHAHDQNVRIFVDAEESWIQGIIDDLTYQMMQKFNRERAIVYNTYQLYRHETLEAFKTAYLTARQRGYFLGGKLVRGAYMEKERLRARENEYFNPIHVSKDATDQDYNLAIDFSLEHIEHISICLGTHNEYSSQYCAAKMKKLSLSHNDDRIWFAQLLGMSDNISFNLAKAGYNVAKYVPYGPIDAVLPYLIRRAEENTSIAGQSSREFLLVKSELKRRGIGSL, encoded by the coding sequence ATGGCATATCCTTCTCCAAAAGACGAAATACCTGTATTTTTTGAAGATACTTCCGTAGCATTTGCATCAAAATCCGACGCTAAACTGCGGAAAACTTACTGGTTATTCAACCTCATGAATCAGGCTCGAGTGGTAAATTTAGGCACTTTTTTTATAAAGCTTGCACTAAAACTTCACTTACCTATAAAAAATGTTATCCGGCTTACCATTTTTGAACAATTCTGTGGCGGTGAGACGATTAGGGATTGCGACCCAACCATTTCATTACTCGGCCAGTCGGGCATTGGAACCATCCTGGATTACTCTGTTGAAGGCGAAGATAACGAAGCAAGCTTCGACGCTACAACGAACGAAATACTCAAGACCATTGACAAGGCGGCGTCCTCTAAAACAATTCCATTCTCCGTATTTAAAGTGACGGGCGTTGCTTCGGCCGATTTGCTTGAAAAAATCCAGCGCAATGAGGAGCTTACCAGTGATGAAGAGGCTTCCTATGCACGCATTCAGGAGCGTGTGGAAAGATTGTGCAAGCACGCGCATGATCAGAATGTACGGATTTTTGTTGACGCGGAAGAAAGCTGGATCCAGGGGATTATTGATGATCTCACTTATCAGATGATGCAAAAGTTCAACCGGGAAAGAGCCATTGTCTACAACACTTACCAACTTTACAGGCACGAAACGCTGGAAGCATTTAAAACTGCTTATCTGACTGCCAGGCAAAGAGGTTATTTCCTTGGTGGAAAGCTTGTTAGGGGTGCTTATATGGAAAAAGAGAGGCTGCGGGCAAGGGAAAACGAATATTTCAATCCGATCCACGTTTCAAAAGACGCAACAGATCAGGATTATAACCTGGCCATCGATTTCAGCCTGGAACACATTGAGCATATTTCCATTTGTCTCGGCACCCACAATGAATACAGCTCGCAATATTGTGCCGCCAAGATGAAGAAACTGAGCCTGAGCCATAATGATGACCGGATCTGGTTTGCGCAATTGCTGGGAATGAGCGACAACATTTCTTTCAATCTGGCAAAGGCAGGATACAATGTCGCCAAATATGTTCCTTATGGCCCGATTGATGCGGTTTTGCCGTATTTGATCCGTCGCGCTGAGGAGAATACGTCTATTGC